TCTCAAGGGCCTTGTCACTGGTTTTAAGTGCTTCTTCAGGCCTGTTAGAGTTTAAAAGGGCTATTGCTTTGTTATTCAGCACATATTCGTTATTTGGTTCCAGTTCAAGGGCCTGGTCGTAACATTTCAGGGCTTCTGGGAATTTTCCCAGGCGTGAAAGATTATCTCCTTTACGGTTTAAAAGGTAAACATCATCTGGATCGATTTTTAAAGCAGCACTATAACATACCACGGATTTGTCGAATTTTCCCACATCGAAGAGTATGTCTGCTCTTTTGGTGATCATGGCTTTTTCATTTATTTTAGCACCTTCCCATTCCTCCATGGGGAGTTTAAGGAATCTTATAACCTGGAAAAGAGACTCGTCACTGGTGTGTTCCGGGTACATTTTCCGGAATTCAGATTCTAACTCCGAAGCGTTGCGAAAACCTTCCTCCCGAGCCAGTTCATTATTTTGAATGAGATCTGCAAATTTCACCACCTCTACCTCTGTCACTTCAGCTTCAAAGAGTTTTTTCCGCTCCTTAGAAACCAAGTTCCAGTAACAGTGCAGGCGATCTCCCTGGGATAATGGTTTTTTCCATATCTTCCTGATGGTGGTGGTTTTTTTACCAGTTATAAGATCTAAATGACGACTTCCAAATAGCAGGATTGGTATTTAACACCCTCCAATTAATTGATCATGTTTTTGTTGGTGATTTTAATGGGTTATACTAATTAAGATATTGACATTAAAGATTAGATGTTTTAAGATTTATTGGCATTCAAGATAGACGATTCAAGATTTATTGGCAGTTAAGATTATTAGATAAGTAATAGGATTTGCTTAGATACTGTAATTGGTAAATTCATCATTATTTTAAACTTTGATGGATTATCTTCATTTAAATGATTGGTTATAATATTTCATCACCGAATTGTGATGTTTTAATCTTGATTTTTCCCAGTATTGGTTTAACTTGCATTGCAATGTCTCGGAGTTCTTTTGGATCGGTATTTGGTGTTTCCTTCAATTTTTCGTCCAGCACAGTCCGGTTCCGGAATTGCTGTAGAGTGTAAATATCGCACTTTATATTCTCGGCAATATCAATAACATCCTTAGGTTCCAGCAATCCCGGAACATAGGTGGTTCTGCATTCCAGAAAACATCTCGAGTTAGAAAGTATTTCCATGCTTTCCTTTACCTTTTCACCAATCTGGGCACCAATAACTTCTTCGTATTTTTGGAAAGGGGCTTTTATATCCAGGGCAACATAGTCAACCAGTTCAATTATTTTTAGAAGTCTTTCAGGATAACATCCATTGGTGTCCAATTTGGTTTTCAAACCCTTTTGTCGGGAATACTCCAGGATCTTACCAACCTCTTCAGTTTGCATCATTGGTTCTCCACCGGTGACAACCACGGCATCAATGAAGTCCAGAGCTTCATCAATCTCACTTTCAATATCTCTGAGTGAAGCACTTTCCCCGCCCTCAATAATCTCGGGATTGTGGCAGTAAGGACATCTTAAAAGACAACCACCTGTAAATATTACCAGGGATAACTTGCCGGGATATTCAAGGGAAGAAAATATTACTCCTCCAATTATCATGAAATTTCCCCCTGAGAAGATGTATAGTTAAAAGATGCATAGCATAATCTGCCAGTGAAAATGTTACAATTATTCATTAGCTTCAACCACTTTTCCATCCAAGAACATCACTACAACACCTTTTAATCGATAATTTTATTCATTATTCATTAGCCCTATAACTCTTCCCCTAAATAATTACCTACATATATACCATACAAGGTTCGTTATTATACAAGGTTCCGTTATATGGATAATGTTCATTTTAAAATGGTCTTTAAAACATTAATGAACTTTTCATCTTCTTCCATTGTGGCTACACTGACTCGTATCCAGTAATCATCCAATCCTCTGAAAGACTTACAGTCCCGGACTATTATGCCATTTTTCATGAGTTCTTCTGCGATTTCTCCTGAGTTCATCCCGGTACCACGAACATCCACCAGGATATAATTGGCCCAGGACTGGTAAACCTTCAACTCAGGGAATTTGGACATTTCCCGGTAAAGATAATCCCTGCTCTGGATGGATAGCTGGGTGGATTTTTCAATGTAATCCGGGTCATCTAAAGTGGTGACTGCAGCTATGTAGGAGAGTTTAATAAGGCTGAAAACAGGTTTAACCCGGTGCATGTACTGAATGAATTCTTCATGACCAATACCATAGCCAATCCTCATACCAGCCAGTCCCATTACCTTGGAGAAAGTTCGGAGGATGAATAGATTTTCATATTCATCCAGGAGTTCCAAGTTGTTAACTCCTGAAAACTCCCAGTATGCCTCGTCAACCACTACCAGGGCATCAGTACTCTCTAAGATGGTTCGAATATCCTGTTTATCAATCAATCCCCCTGTGGGGTTGTTGGGAGTGCACAAGAAGATGACCTTTGTCTTGGGGGAGATTGCTTCCAGTACTGAGTTGAGGTTCAGCTGGTTTTTCTCAATATCCCAGCGTGCGTAAACCGGAACTGCCCCGTGTATGTTGAAGGTGAACTCATAGTACATGTAGGATGGCGGATGGACAATGTACTCATCATCAGGTTCAATAAGGGTCTTGGCCAGGACATCCAGGATTTCATCAGCACCATCTCCCCCTACAATCACTTCTTCAGGGTTTACACCAGCGTAAGAAGCAATTTTATCCTTTAAATCATCAATATTTGATTCAGGATAAGTGTTAATCGTGTGAAGATTTTCTTCCAGGGCTTTGATAGCTAATGGTGAGGGTCCTAGGGGATTTTCATTGGATCCCATTCTAATTATTTTAGCAGGATCAAGACCATAAGTACGGGCCAGATCTGCATTTGACCTACCAGGAACGTATGGATCAAGTTCATTGACTGTTTTTTTTATATTAACCATTAAATCAATCCGTATCGTTTGTTATTAATAAATGTAAGTATTATGGTGTAATTAGTAATATATTATCAGACAACATTTATCAATAACAGCATTATTAGTATCTGTCTTATTTATCCTTAGTTATTTATCTATCATTATCTTGAGAATGATTATACAAGTTATTCATCTACCTCTGTACTGATTTGCTACATTTTGCTGATTTAGCAAGCTTTAAATAGCGTAAGGCGTTATCTTTAATTTGTTTTATTTCTTCTTCCCCTAGTTTGCGTACGGCTCTGGCAGGAACACCCATTATCAGATAACCTTCTGGGAAAACCTTTCCTCCGGGCACCACAGATCCAGCGGCCACTATACTGTCTTTTTTGATGTGGCTGCCATTTAGTAAAGTGGCATTCATGCCAATAATACAGTTATCTTC
Above is a genomic segment from Methanobacterium sp. containing:
- a CDS encoding anaerobic ribonucleoside-triphosphate reductase activating protein, translated to MIIGGVIFSSLEYPGKLSLVIFTGGCLLRCPYCHNPEIIEGGESASLRDIESEIDEALDFIDAVVVTGGEPMMQTEEVGKILEYSRQKGLKTKLDTNGCYPERLLKIIELVDYVALDIKAPFQKYEEVIGAQIGEKVKESMEILSNSRCFLECRTTYVPGLLEPKDVIDIAENIKCDIYTLQQFRNRTVLDEKLKETPNTDPKELRDIAMQVKPILGKIKIKTSQFGDEIL
- the hisC gene encoding histidinol-phosphate transaminase, coding for MVNIKKTVNELDPYVPGRSNADLARTYGLDPAKIIRMGSNENPLGPSPLAIKALEENLHTINTYPESNIDDLKDKIASYAGVNPEEVIVGGDGADEILDVLAKTLIEPDDEYIVHPPSYMYYEFTFNIHGAVPVYARWDIEKNQLNLNSVLEAISPKTKVIFLCTPNNPTGGLIDKQDIRTILESTDALVVVDEAYWEFSGVNNLELLDEYENLFILRTFSKVMGLAGMRIGYGIGHEEFIQYMHRVKPVFSLIKLSYIAAVTTLDDPDYIEKSTQLSIQSRDYLYREMSKFPELKVYQSWANYILVDVRGTGMNSGEIAEELMKNGIIVRDCKSFRGLDDYWIRVSVATMEEDEKFINVLKTILK
- a CDS encoding tetratricopeptide repeat protein, whose translation is MPILLFGSRHLDLITGKKTTTIRKIWKKPLSQGDRLHCYWNLVSKERKKLFEAEVTEVEVVKFADLIQNNELAREEGFRNASELESEFRKMYPEHTSDESLFQVIRFLKLPMEEWEGAKINEKAMITKRADILFDVGKFDKSVVCYSAALKIDPDDVYLLNRKGDNLSRLGKFPEALKCYDQALELEPNNEYVLNNKAIALLNSNRPEEALKTSDKALEINDENMLLLYWRGFILEMLGHFQDALNCYDKILKLNPQDVEAWNAKGNLLSQIDRAEDALECYDRSLELCLEDESDSSTWNRKGNALMELDRFDEAVECYDKALSLEPDNEIFLSNKGVAFMELNQFEDAVRCFRKALIINPKNQDAQILMDECLENL
- a CDS encoding gamma carbonic anhydrase family protein codes for the protein MIHPSVQIFHGAHTIGNVIIGENSSIWYNAVIRGDIENITIGRFSNVQDNAVLHSSKDFPLEIGNYVSVGHAAVLHGCKVEDNCIIGMNATLLNGSHIKKDSIVAAGSVVPGGKVFPEGYLIMGVPARAVRKLGEEEIKQIKDNALRYLKLAKSAKCSKSVQR